The following nucleotide sequence is from Actinomycetota bacterium.
TGAAGCCCGTGTGTCGGGGCTGCGCGATTTCCGCACGCCCTCACTGGAGGCGGTGGAGCGCCGCCGCAAAGAGCTGTGGACCGCGCTCCTCGCGCTGTTCCTGGTCGTCGCCGCAGCCATGGTGGTGGCCTCCTCGCTCCCCGCGGTGTCGCGGGCCCGGTCGTGGTTCTCCCCCCAAGCCCTTCGGATCTCCCTACTGGTCCTGGCCGTCGCCTTCGGCGTCTACGCGGTGGAGAAGGAACATCACCTCCGGCGGCTGTCCCGGCTGCTCATCGACGAGCGGGTCCTGACCGCCGCGCTGTCGAACCGCCTGAAGGAGATCTCGGCCCTCATGACCGCGGGCAGGGCCATCAACTCGGTCCTCGAGCTCCGCGACGTCCTCGACATCATCCTGTCGAGCGCCCTCGACCTCCTGGAGGGGCACGACGGCTCGATCATGCTGCTGGAGGAACCCGACCAGCTAGTGGCGGTGTGCGTGCGGGGGAACGACGGGGCGCAGGACGCCCGCCAGGCCGTCGGCGAGGGCATCGCCGGCCTCGTGGCCGAGACCCGCGAGCCCCTCCTCATCTCGGGGAACGCCGACCCGGCGCAGTTCCCCAATCTCGTTCCGCGCACCATCCCGGTCCACTCGGCGATGTGCGTCCCGCTGATCAACCGGGACGAGGTCCTGGGCGTGCTGAACCTGAACGCCGCCAGGGACCGCGATTTCTCCGAGTACGACCTCCGCGCGCTGACGCTGTTCGCCGAGCACGCCGCCGTCTCCATCGCCAACGCCCGCCTGTACGAGCAAGAGCGGGACCGGGTGTCGGAGCTCCTCGAAGTGAACCAGATGAAGTCCGACTTCGTGGCCACGGTGAGCCACGAGCTTCGCACCCCGCTCACCTCCATCCTGGGCGGCGTGGTGACGCTGCGGCGGCTGGAGCTCGCGGCCGAGCACCGGGACGGGATGCTGGACGTCATCGAACGGCAGGGGCATCGCCTCCTGCGGCTGATCGAGCAGCTGCTGAGCGCGGCCCGGCTGGAGCACGAAGGTGAGACCAGGTTCGAGGACCGGGTGGACCTGGCCGCGCTGGTGCACACGGTGGCCCGGGACTTCGAGGCGACCGGCCGGCCGGTGCAGGTCCGGGTGCCGTCCACCTCGCCGGTCCTCGGCAACTCCGACGCCCTCCAGCAGGTGCTGATCAACCTGCTCGACAACGCGCACAAGTACGGCGCCCCGCCGGTGCGGGTGACCGTGGAGCCGCGGAACACCGAGACGATCCTCTCCGTCCTGGATGCCGGCGTCGGCATCCCCGAGGAGGCGCGGGTCCGCATCTTCGACGGGTTCACCCGGCTGGAGTCGAACGGGCACAGCCCCGGCATCGGCCTGGGTCTCTCCATCGTCCGGCGCCTGGTCTCGGCGTGCGGCGGGGCGGTCACGGTGAGCCGCTCGGAGGAGGGCGGCGCCGCGTTCCGCGTCTCGCTCGCCACGGCCCAGCAGGAGGTGCCGGCGTGAGCCGTGCCAAGGCGAGGGTCCTGATCGTCGACGACGACCCGGACATCCTGTTCTTCCTGCGGGTGGACCTGGAAGCGGAGGGGTTCGACGTCTCGCTGGCCTCGGACGGCGAGACGGCCCTGCGGCGGATCGAGGAAGAGCATCCGGACCTCGTGCTCCTGGACGTCATGATGCCGGTGCTGGACGGATGGGCCACGCTCGAGGGCATCACGGCCCAGCCCCGCCGGCCCCGCGTGGTGATCCTGTCCGCCAAGAGCTCGCCGCAGGACAAGGAGCGGGCGGCCCGGTTGGGCGCGGACCGCTACGTCACGAAGCCGTTCGCCCCGCGCGACGTGGTCGAGGCGATCCGGGCCGCGATGGCTCCGAGCCAGCCGGCCTGATCAGCTCCCGCTTCAGCACCTTGCCGGTGGAGGTCCGGGGGAGCTCCTTCACCTTCTCCACGCGCCGGGGCACCTTGAACGAGGCGAGCTGGGACTTGCTCGCCTCGATGACAGCATCCGGCTCCACGTCCCCCACCACGAACGCCACGATGGTGTGGCCGTACTCGGGGTCCGGGGCACCGAACACCGCGACGTCCCGCACACCGGGCACCTGCCGCACCACGTCCTCGATCTCCCGCGGATAGACGTTCTCCCCGCCCACCACCACCATGTCGTCCGCCCGGCCCTCCACGAACAGGTAGCCGTCCCGGTCCAGGCGCCCCAGGTCGCCCAGCGACATGTAGGGCCCGTGGTGCTTGCGCTCCTCGCCCGAGGTGTAGCCCTCGAACAGCGCGCTGCTCTTCACGAACAGCTCGCCGGTCTGCCCGGCCGGAAGCCGGATTCCGTGCGGAGAGAACACGCCGACGTCCACGCCCGAGACCGGCCGGCCGGCCGTGTCGGGGCGTTCCCTCATGTCCTCGGGGGTCGCGATGGAGACCCACCCCGCCTCGGTCGACCCGTACAGGTCGTACAGGACCGGTCCGAACAGGTCCTCGATCTGGCCCCGGAGGTCGGGCGGGATGGCGGACCCGCTGGCCAGGAGGATGCGCAGGCTGGAGACGTCGTGGGCCGCCTTCACGTCGTCCGGAAGGGACAGGACGCGGTGGATCATCACCGGCACCATCGAGGCCACCGTGGCGCCGTGCTCCTCGATCGCGGCCAGGGTCCCCTCGGGATCGAACCGCTCCGGCAGGACCAGGGTCGCGCCCAGGATGCTCCCGATGGTGAGGGTCAGCAGACCGAACGAATGGAACAGCGGCGCGGGGCACACGATCACGTCGTCCCGGCGGAACGGCACCACC
It contains:
- a CDS encoding AMP-binding protein, which gives rise to MAVGSKPAIHDRHGTLTWRELDDRANRLANTLTGMGLRGGDRLAILLRNGREFAEAILAAQKIGVVACPLNTWAKTRELRDSLESVDAKALVFDALHAEQVGGVDLEELPAIVVGDRKTSPIPAEAYEDALAAASDAPPPPFTRRRGSSRVVIHTSGTTGRPKGAARDASRTGVREFIALLRVVPFRRDDVIVCPAPLFHSFGLLTLTIGSILGATLVLPERFDPEGTLAAIEEHGATVASMVPVMIHRVLSLPDDVKAAHDVSSLRILLASGSAIPPDLRGQIEDLFGPVLYDLYGSTEAGWVSIATPEDMRERPDTAGRPVSGVDVGVFSPHGIRLPAGQTGELFVKSSALFEGYTSGEERKHHGPYMSLGDLGRLDRDGYLFVEGRADDMVVVGGENVYPREIEDVVRQVPGVRDVAVFGAPDPEYGHTIVAFVVGDVEPDAVIEASKSQLASFKVPRRVEKVKELPRTSTGKVLKRELIRPAGSEPSRPGSPRPRRAGRTAS
- a CDS encoding GAF domain-containing protein, whose translation is MAGSTRVARERIEREARVSGLRDFRTPSLEAVERRRKELWTALLALFLVVAAAMVVASSLPAVSRARSWFSPQALRISLLVLAVAFGVYAVEKEHHLRRLSRLLIDERVLTAALSNRLKEISALMTAGRAINSVLELRDVLDIILSSALDLLEGHDGSIMLLEEPDQLVAVCVRGNDGAQDARQAVGEGIAGLVAETREPLLISGNADPAQFPNLVPRTIPVHSAMCVPLINRDEVLGVLNLNAARDRDFSEYDLRALTLFAEHAAVSIANARLYEQERDRVSELLEVNQMKSDFVATVSHELRTPLTSILGGVVTLRRLELAAEHRDGMLDVIERQGHRLLRLIEQLLSAARLEHEGETRFEDRVDLAALVHTVARDFEATGRPVQVRVPSTSPVLGNSDALQQVLINLLDNAHKYGAPPVRVTVEPRNTETILSVLDAGVGIPEEARVRIFDGFTRLESNGHSPGIGLGLSIVRRLVSACGGAVTVSRSEEGGAAFRVSLATAQQEVPA
- a CDS encoding response regulator, which encodes MSRAKARVLIVDDDPDILFFLRVDLEAEGFDVSLASDGETALRRIEEEHPDLVLLDVMMPVLDGWATLEGITAQPRRPRVVILSAKSSPQDKERAARLGADRYVTKPFAPRDVVEAIRAAMAPSQPA